One genomic segment of Halomarina salina includes these proteins:
- a CDS encoding ParA family protein, translated as MTDTNTARITVANQKGGAGKTTDVIHTGGALSARGHDVLLVDIDYHGGLTCSLGYNDLYYDTDRTTLFDVLDFDQMESVNDIIVEHEEFDILPASEKLANNKNIQTLLEAPKSRERLEMTLDELDKDYDYIIVDTPPSLNVLTDNALVATGNVVIPVIPEKLNANSLQIFAKQLSSLEQAYGDINRLAIVCNRVEQNAEHRDTIEEIKSAYSLPVFEIPKRTDLSQSIGEGVSVFGFGKENQRVEDARDLFNEIADLFDETFEKTAPEEVEA; from the coding sequence ATGACCGACACCAATACCGCACGAATCACGGTGGCGAATCAAAAGGGAGGCGCGGGGAAAACAACTGACGTCATTCATACTGGCGGCGCACTTTCCGCCCGAGGCCACGACGTCCTCCTGGTCGATATCGATTATCACGGCGGGCTCACCTGCTCACTCGGCTACAACGATCTGTACTACGATACCGACCGTACGACACTGTTCGACGTTCTCGACTTCGACCAGATGGAGTCGGTGAACGATATCATCGTCGAGCACGAGGAATTCGACATCCTTCCCGCCAGCGAGAAGCTCGCGAACAACAAGAACATCCAGACGCTGCTTGAGGCGCCGAAGAGTCGCGAGCGGTTGGAGATGACTCTGGACGAGCTCGACAAGGACTACGACTACATCATCGTCGACACGCCGCCATCTCTGAACGTCCTCACCGACAACGCCCTGGTCGCGACCGGCAACGTAGTCATCCCCGTCATTCCCGAGAAGCTCAACGCCAACAGCCTCCAGATTTTCGCAAAGCAGCTGAGTTCCCTCGAACAGGCGTACGGAGACATCAATCGGCTCGCAATTGTCTGTAACCGCGTCGAGCAGAACGCTGAACACCGCGACACCATCGAGGAGATCAAGTCGGCGTACTCCCTCCCGGTGTTCGAGATCCCGAAGCGGACCGACCTCTCTCAGTCGATTGGCGAGGGTGTGTCCGTCTTCGGCTTCGGCAAGGAGAACCAGCGCGTCGAGGATGCACGCGACCTGTTCAACGAGATCGCCGACCTGTTCGACGAGACGTTTGAGAAGACTGCGCCTGAGGAGGTGGAAGCATGA
- a CDS encoding DUF7837 family putative zinc-binding protein: MNTDDSSLGRCPACGKQISEAWLLVEYEKNDSTQGIWAECPVCEDVVAPEQ; this comes from the coding sequence ATGAACACCGACGACTCGTCTCTCGGTCGCTGTCCGGCGTGTGGCAAGCAGATCTCTGAGGCGTGGCTCCTTGTCGAATACGAGAAGAATGACAGCACTCAGGGCATTTGGGCTGAGTGCCCGGTGTGTGAAGATGTCGTTGCGCCGGAACAGTAA
- a CDS encoding nucleotidyltransferase domain-containing protein, with protein sequence MSFTNRSDALIELLEELTQEGHEYVLVGGYAVSAFNARFSTDLDIVVAPDSKADFVEFLEQQGFEETDSHAKEWFYDTEVIEYEKRLTPQQPIGFDLLVNGLGCRQTEAQWSFDYLYDHSHQQEVSGGIVTTTARVIDGAVLVAAKLHSGRETDLRDVLAVAEEIDLNAVTPHLRRGDDNALREQLERGLDILESDELKHGFRSDFGASAVSEETVTALQEYLSAQIDQLS encoded by the coding sequence ATGAGCTTCACCAACCGAAGCGACGCACTCATCGAACTGCTCGAGGAACTCACCCAAGAGGGGCACGAGTACGTTCTCGTCGGCGGCTACGCTGTCTCAGCGTTCAATGCTCGCTTCTCCACCGACCTCGATATCGTCGTCGCGCCGGACTCAAAGGCTGACTTCGTCGAGTTCCTCGAACAGCAGGGATTCGAGGAGACGGACAGCCACGCCAAGGAGTGGTTCTACGACACCGAAGTCATCGAGTACGAGAAGCGGCTCACGCCGCAACAGCCGATCGGCTTCGACCTCTTGGTGAACGGACTCGGGTGTCGCCAGACGGAGGCACAGTGGTCGTTCGACTACCTGTACGACCACAGCCACCAACAGGAGGTGAGCGGGGGCATAGTGACGACGACGGCCAGAGTGATCGATGGGGCCGTCCTCGTGGCGGCAAAGCTCCACAGCGGCCGCGAAACAGACCTCCGGGACGTCCTGGCAGTGGCTGAAGAGATCGACCTCAACGCTGTCACGCCTCACCTGCGGCGAGGGGACGACAATGCCCTACGGGAGCAACTTGAGCGTGGACTGGATATCTTGGAGAGCGACGAACTCAAGCACGGATTTCGGAGTGACTTCGGGGCCTCAGCTGTCTCAGAAGAAACTGTCACCGCTCTCCAAGAGTATCTGTCCGCACAGATTGACCAGCTGAGCTGA
- a CDS encoding TRAM domain-containing protein, with product MVEIPSSLRSLFSAPIKEQDGTYIVEVPSNEINYEALSDDETYRVAILESSVSTESSVQQGSQKAPSRETASYSSSGPPVEEGEVRDVTIETVGDQGDGIAKVERGYVVIVPGAQPGDEPTVEIEQVQENVAFASIVDSDPRAL from the coding sequence ATGGTCGAAATTCCCAGCTCCCTTCGCTCTCTGTTCAGTGCTCCAATTAAAGAGCAGGATGGGACGTACATAGTGGAGGTCCCTTCGAATGAAATCAACTATGAAGCGTTATCAGATGACGAAACGTATCGCGTAGCTATTCTGGAATCTTCTGTCTCGACGGAGTCGTCAGTACAACAGGGTTCACAGAAAGCACCTTCTCGTGAGACTGCGAGCTATTCTTCCTCAGGACCTCCCGTGGAGGAAGGCGAAGTACGTGATGTGACCATCGAGACAGTCGGCGATCAGGGCGATGGTATCGCAAAAGTCGAACGTGGCTACGTCGTGATCGTTCCCGGCGCTCAACCCGGCGACGAGCCAACCGTCGAAATCGAACAAGTTCAGGAGAACGTCGCGTTTGCGAGCATTGTCGATAGCGACCCGCGAGCACTCTAA
- a CDS encoding helix-turn-helix domain-containing protein, producing MYEVLDDTAAQTILAIESGDSIRRVAQHLHTPYETVRQAVNRLEDAGYVAYDDGLTVVDERVRDAARELVAASAGVSPPSIEEAYVIPQFSDWPFAFTRIDAVYVWTQGGYQVGRNPDDYPLFLAVREQDVDAWEAFFESFDLPTAVERQPRDELDGPLQVVLEPRPSLDIEDVGGYPVIPRAETIEYMRENYAQFQSALAMLDRMYEDLDLGVTYRETERAQP from the coding sequence ATGTATGAGGTGCTCGACGACACGGCGGCACAGACCATCCTCGCCATCGAGAGTGGTGACTCTATTCGCCGTGTCGCCCAACACCTCCACACGCCGTACGAGACGGTGAGACAGGCCGTCAACCGTCTCGAAGACGCAGGCTACGTTGCCTATGATGACGGCCTCACTGTCGTCGACGAGCGCGTGAGGGACGCCGCACGCGAGCTCGTGGCTGCCAGCGCCGGCGTCAGTCCACCCTCTATCGAGGAAGCCTACGTCATCCCGCAGTTCAGTGACTGGCCGTTCGCGTTCACGCGGATCGACGCCGTCTACGTGTGGACTCAGGGCGGCTACCAGGTCGGTCGGAATCCAGACGACTATCCGCTGTTCCTTGCTGTCCGCGAGCAGGACGTCGACGCATGGGAGGCGTTTTTCGAGTCCTTCGACCTCCCGACCGCAGTTGAGCGACAGCCCCGAGACGAGCTGGACGGACCGCTACAGGTCGTCCTCGAGCCACGCCCCTCACTCGATATCGAGGACGTCGGGGGGTACCCGGTGATCCCGAGAGCTGAGACAATCGAGTATATGCGCGAGAATTACGCCCAGTTCCAGTCGGCGCTCGCGATGCTCGACCGGATGTACGAGGATCTCGACCTCGGCGTCACGTATCGAGAGACAGAACGGGCACAGCCATGA
- a CDS encoding TRAM domain-containing protein, whose product MDIPDQLRCLFSASVEKRNGSSVIEVPEQEVQSGDLQPGQTYRVAVLATPTSDTAGGTDTKPQSTHTPQAPPVEEGEQRTVEIEDIGEQGDGITRVERGFVVIVPNTEQGERVTVEITDVQTNVAFAEVVERLHYYD is encoded by the coding sequence ATGGATATTCCTGACCAACTTCGTTGTCTGTTCTCTGCGTCTGTCGAGAAACGCAACGGCTCGTCTGTTATCGAAGTCCCAGAACAGGAGGTTCAGAGTGGTGATCTCCAGCCCGGTCAGACGTATCGTGTAGCTGTGCTGGCCACACCGACATCGGATACTGCCGGTGGGACCGACACGAAACCCCAGTCCACGCATACTCCACAGGCGCCGCCCGTTGAAGAGGGAGAGCAACGGACTGTCGAAATCGAAGATATCGGCGAGCAGGGCGACGGCATTACCCGTGTCGAGCGCGGCTTCGTCGTCATAGTTCCCAATACCGAACAGGGCGAACGTGTTACTGTCGAGATCACTGATGTCCAGACAAACGTTGCCTTCGCGGAGGTTGTCGAACGTCTGCACTATTACGACTAA
- a CDS encoding UvrD-helicase domain-containing protein, producing MSGVNPNREQRELIEATDGLYLVDAGAGTGKTFTVTRRYANIVAQDGVDPEDVLLVTFTNNAAEEMRERIVRHSEYGMRELANAPIQTFHSLSHDLLDEYGHDAPMSLGIDETITGSTRIIEDEIIEQALFREFIGQFIDNHPVYDEFFTALSETSELLDLIKELSAKGVFPTADGWYRNSESHLDGDFEAFETLFTDRNEPRNGGSKQSKLRKKLYQYGEDKTYLPKAPAKWDIRGDGKQVPADLAKRVFEEDRTALKRFVHDVYHAYLEFALRRNYLNFGFLQLFAFVLLCEDHDLREQLGYEYVMVDEFQDSSEIQFKLTLLLAGTNNICVVGDWKQSIYSFQYADVDNIREFDDRLERFTAELNRDVDRVTFPTTPIDDKQLTRNYRSTQSILDFSTHALTARATKNESLDAEAISEQVTPLTADTDRDDSYIEALTSEDEHEAILAKIDAIVDNDDYAVEGDDGTYRAPEYGDIAVLTRTRDFGRDLLDTASKFGLPMAYEGGIEVFRTDAAKLVLAWLRILERDAERGWALVLEEAGYTIDETKTIIEREAYPEAMVAFRENLRNLETFGGVARRVFEQYGRSGPTADVVLDTIQSVHGTTTFTRGELIRFIEEAIADGSTHDVDAGAGTNAVTVQTIHATKGLEYPIVILANMNANKFPSSGGSGSDIAYTDPIGLRQRKVYSGDAHGVPHVYDNWKTDVLNRCLPQNYDEERRLLYVAVTRAESHLVLTGGTDPNSFLDALPVDVEDIAPDLSAFDPEPGEYSTYTVDIPDPDGPASYSPHTFIDDAVFEGNTGGRGMEFGSDVHEFAERYVLGEAVETSDNPDKEHVKELIDSLDGETRAEIDAFLPLTVDGEKVTIGGIIDLLHVTSDRVEIVDYKTDLTTHAEDEYQKQLSIYYHVVADQYPERSVTASIFYTDDGTRHNITPLDKADLRELVLTHSV from the coding sequence ATGAGCGGCGTCAACCCGAACCGGGAGCAACGCGAACTCATCGAGGCGACTGATGGCCTCTATCTCGTCGACGCGGGTGCAGGCACCGGGAAGACGTTCACCGTTACCCGGCGATACGCAAACATTGTCGCCCAAGATGGCGTCGATCCCGAAGACGTGCTGTTGGTGACCTTTACGAACAACGCGGCCGAGGAGATGCGAGAGCGGATTGTCCGTCACAGCGAGTACGGGATGCGGGAACTCGCGAACGCGCCGATCCAAACGTTCCACTCGCTGTCACACGACTTGCTCGACGAATACGGACACGACGCACCGATGTCCCTCGGGATTGATGAGACGATCACTGGCTCGACACGGATTATCGAAGACGAAATCATCGAACAGGCGCTGTTTCGTGAGTTCATCGGCCAGTTCATCGATAATCACCCGGTGTATGACGAGTTCTTCACGGCACTGTCGGAGACGTCGGAGCTACTCGATCTGATCAAGGAACTGTCCGCAAAGGGTGTGTTCCCCACTGCGGATGGCTGGTACCGGAACAGCGAGTCACACCTCGATGGGGATTTTGAGGCGTTCGAGACACTGTTCACCGACCGGAATGAACCACGGAACGGCGGGAGCAAGCAATCCAAGCTTCGAAAGAAACTCTATCAGTATGGTGAAGATAAGACGTATCTCCCGAAGGCGCCCGCAAAGTGGGACATCCGCGGCGATGGCAAGCAAGTCCCGGCGGACCTCGCTAAACGTGTCTTCGAGGAGGACCGAACGGCTCTCAAGCGGTTCGTCCACGACGTATATCACGCCTATCTTGAGTTCGCGCTTCGGCGGAACTACCTGAACTTCGGGTTCCTTCAGCTGTTCGCGTTCGTGCTTCTGTGTGAGGATCACGACCTCCGAGAGCAACTGGGGTACGAGTACGTGATGGTCGACGAGTTCCAGGACTCCAGTGAGATCCAGTTTAAACTCACGCTGCTACTCGCCGGCACGAACAACATCTGTGTGGTCGGCGACTGGAAACAGAGCATCTACAGCTTCCAGTACGCGGACGTCGACAACATCCGCGAGTTCGACGATCGGCTCGAACGATTTACCGCAGAGCTCAATCGGGACGTAGATCGAGTCACGTTCCCGACGACGCCGATTGACGACAAGCAGCTGACACGGAATTACCGGTCGACGCAGTCCATCTTGGACTTCTCTACCCACGCGCTGACTGCCCGTGCGACAAAGAACGAATCTCTGGATGCGGAGGCTATCTCCGAGCAGGTAACACCACTGACTGCCGATACAGATCGAGATGATAGCTACATCGAGGCGCTCACGAGTGAGGACGAACACGAAGCCATTCTCGCGAAGATCGACGCAATCGTCGACAACGATGATTACGCCGTCGAAGGCGACGACGGCACGTATCGCGCTCCTGAGTACGGCGACATCGCTGTGTTGACGCGAACCCGCGATTTCGGTCGGGATCTGCTCGATACGGCGAGTAAGTTCGGTCTGCCGATGGCCTACGAGGGTGGGATCGAGGTCTTCCGGACCGACGCCGCGAAGCTGGTGTTAGCGTGGTTGCGTATCCTCGAACGTGACGCTGAACGCGGGTGGGCACTCGTCCTCGAAGAGGCTGGCTACACGATTGACGAGACGAAGACGATCATCGAGCGTGAGGCGTATCCCGAAGCTATGGTCGCATTCCGAGAGAATCTACGGAATTTAGAGACGTTCGGCGGCGTCGCCCGACGCGTGTTCGAACAGTACGGCCGTTCCGGCCCGACCGCAGATGTCGTTCTCGACACTATCCAGTCGGTTCACGGGACGACGACGTTCACCCGTGGAGAGCTGATCCGATTCATCGAAGAGGCGATTGCTGATGGGAGTACACACGACGTCGACGCCGGGGCTGGGACGAACGCGGTGACTGTCCAAACGATCCACGCGACGAAAGGGCTCGAATACCCAATCGTCATCCTCGCAAATATGAACGCTAACAAATTCCCGTCTTCCGGTGGCAGCGGAAGCGATATCGCCTACACCGACCCGATTGGCCTCCGTCAGCGGAAGGTGTACTCAGGGGACGCACACGGCGTCCCACACGTCTACGACAATTGGAAGACTGACGTTCTTAATCGCTGCCTCCCCCAGAACTACGACGAGGAACGTCGGCTTCTCTATGTGGCTGTCACGCGCGCTGAGAGCCACCTCGTCTTGACTGGCGGTACTGACCCAAATTCGTTCCTCGATGCACTCCCCGTTGATGTCGAAGATATCGCCCCCGATCTATCTGCGTTCGACCCAGAACCCGGCGAGTATTCGACCTACACGGTCGATATTCCGGATCCTGATGGACCGGCAAGCTACTCACCCCACACTTTCATCGATGACGCAGTCTTCGAAGGGAATACCGGCGGCCGGGGAATGGAGTTCGGGTCAGACGTCCACGAGTTTGCGGAACGGTATGTTCTCGGTGAAGCAGTCGAAACCAGCGATAATCCTGACAAGGAGCACGTCAAGGAGTTAATTGACTCACTCGATGGTGAGACGAGAGCCGAGATCGATGCGTTCCTTCCGCTTACCGTCGACGGCGAGAAGGTAACGATCGGAGGCATCATCGACTTGCTCCACGTGACATCTGACCGTGTTGAGATCGTTGACTACAAAACCGATCTCACAACGCATGCAGAAGATGAATACCAGAAACAGCTCAGTATCTACTACCATGTCGTCGCCGACCAATATCCAGAGCGATCGGTCACTGCGTCTATTTTCTACACCGATGATGGCACTCGTCACAATATTACCCCTCTCGATAAGGCGGATCTTCGAGAGCTAGTGCTAACACATAGTGTTTAA